The Methanobacterium lacus genome includes a region encoding these proteins:
- a CDS encoding Nre family DNA repair protein produces the protein MIKGKTAYLKRLTSKMRIPSVDVGKEIDGSTPPSVFIGSWNYPKVYAGPMIAPVSGDTTIMDMPESWIPQSKSQEDIIGYRMSLVRGKQLVGIKDLESGFVEKLQEISLAENSIESEAEFIKKPRGSSFSDEHTPHGPSGIIQKFDIDNVKWEHRLEKAFYDTDLKAADAVVDLNQRGIPFSNIQKAFSVGAMGVGKKRKLVPTRWSITACDSTIADRLLKTVRFNDIIDTTRVYEFSSLNNYYAIMLIPTEWQYEWMEAFLQVLGREELIFSDYETNSGKKEYSRVGGCYYTCKMAVLEALERESKQAGVIVLREAYNGYVPLGVFNVRENVRNAMEQTPLEFEDMKTALSYISTKLELPLEKFVKQSDLMKELLNSRQTTLDSFFK, from the coding sequence ATGATAAAAGGAAAAACAGCATACCTCAAAAGATTAACCTCCAAGATGCGGATACCCTCCGTTGATGTGGGTAAAGAAATTGATGGGAGTACTCCACCATCTGTTTTTATAGGGAGCTGGAATTATCCCAAGGTGTATGCAGGTCCAATGATAGCTCCTGTTTCAGGAGATACAACCATTATGGACATGCCCGAATCATGGATTCCTCAATCTAAAAGCCAAGAAGATATTATAGGCTACAGAATGAGCCTTGTACGTGGAAAGCAACTCGTAGGTATAAAGGATCTTGAAAGTGGATTTGTAGAAAAGCTTCAAGAAATTTCACTTGCAGAAAATTCCATTGAAAGTGAAGCTGAATTCATTAAAAAACCTAGAGGATCATCCTTCAGTGATGAACATACTCCCCACGGACCCAGCGGCATAATACAAAAATTTGATATCGATAATGTGAAATGGGAACACAGACTTGAAAAGGCGTTTTACGACACAGACCTCAAAGCTGCTGATGCAGTTGTTGACCTAAATCAAAGGGGCATACCATTCTCAAACATACAAAAAGCATTTTCAGTGGGTGCCATGGGTGTGGGTAAAAAAAGGAAATTGGTACCAACAAGATGGTCTATCACTGCTTGTGACAGTACAATAGCAGATCGTCTTCTTAAAACCGTTCGTTTTAATGATATTATTGATACGACCAGAGTATATGAATTTTCAAGTCTTAATAATTACTATGCCATAATGCTCATCCCAACAGAATGGCAGTATGAGTGGATGGAAGCATTTCTTCAGGTTTTAGGACGTGAAGAACTGATATTTTCTGACTATGAAACCAACAGTGGTAAAAAGGAATATTCCAGGGTGGGTGGCTGTTACTATACTTGTAAGATGGCTGTTCTCGAAGCTCTGGAACGTGAATCCAAACAGGCAGGAGTAATAGTATTAAGAGAAGCTTACAATGGTTATGTGCCTCTTGGAGTTTTCAATGTTCGTGAAAATGTCAGAAATGCCATGGAACAAACCCCTCTAGAATTTGAAGACATGAAAACTGCTCTTTCATATATTTCAACCAAATTAGAATTACCGCTGGAAAAATTTGTAAAACAAAGCGATTTAATGAAGGAACTTCTAAATTCCAGGCAAACAACTCTGGATAGTTTCTTCAAATGA
- the msrB gene encoding peptide-methionine (R)-S-oxide reductase MsrB, with product MTSNSNNENLVPIYSVKSGNVEMVEKVVKTDKEWREILSSDSYSVARKQGTELAFTGKYHDCHEDGIYECVCCGTDLFDSKAKFDSGTGWPSFWEPVASQNVKEHEDKSLGMIRIEVLCARCEAHLGHVFNDGPKPTGLRYCMNSAALKLSKR from the coding sequence ATGACATCCAATTCAAACAATGAAAACTTAGTTCCCATTTATTCTGTTAAATCTGGAAATGTTGAAATGGTTGAGAAGGTTGTTAAAACAGATAAGGAATGGCGAGAAATTTTAAGTTCAGATTCTTACAGTGTTGCAAGAAAACAGGGCACAGAACTGGCTTTCACTGGAAAATATCATGACTGTCATGAAGATGGAATCTACGAATGTGTCTGTTGTGGAACTGATCTTTTTGATTCTAAAGCCAAGTTTGATTCTGGAACAGGATGGCCAAGTTTCTGGGAACCTGTTGCAAGTCAAAATGTAAAGGAACATGAAGATAAAAGCCTTGGAATGATCAGGATAGAAGTGTTGTGTGCAAGATGTGAAGCACATCTGGGCCATGTTTTCAATGATGGTCCGAAACCAACAGGCTTAAGATACTGTATGAATTCAGCAGCTTTAAAACTATCAAAAAGGTAA
- a CDS encoding DegT/DnrJ/EryC1/StrS family aminotransferase: MELFYRRPSAKTRNAMCTAAQNLKHTPGKDEEISLAEDAIGKLTQHENVHVLNSGNSAIMAVMSCFKNGVMIPDQGGWYGFRKMAEFFGIETVKVPTNLGLIDLENLDQNIKQNNPEALFLTSFAGYTAEQPLKEIYEICEDNGIMLVEDASGGIGDPQGRLGNGNHAHVIVGSTGSPKTVNVGNGGFLSTNQPEISDNANYLLKILRADPVTCAGIASESEKAGEIFEKTSAATKRLKNNTSNFREVIHPTSRGLNILLPDRNQKLLGSEIRQNLNVHGGSIVSLSPNYNRIKARAVCIELKNLDVKCLTSKNLDEITDIIKLAGES, encoded by the coding sequence ATGGAACTTTTTTACAGACGACCTTCTGCTAAAACTAGGAACGCCATGTGCACAGCAGCACAAAATTTGAAGCACACCCCTGGCAAGGATGAAGAAATTTCACTTGCTGAAGATGCCATTGGAAAATTAACACAACATGAAAATGTACATGTTCTAAACAGTGGCAACTCTGCAATCATGGCTGTTATGAGCTGTTTTAAAAACGGGGTGATGATACCTGATCAGGGCGGTTGGTACGGTTTCAGGAAAATGGCTGAATTTTTTGGTATCGAAACTGTTAAAGTTCCAACAAATCTGGGTTTAATAGACCTTGAAAATCTGGATCAAAATATTAAACAAAACAATCCTGAAGCGTTGTTTTTAACGAGTTTTGCAGGTTACACTGCTGAACAACCTTTAAAGGAGATATATGAAATCTGTGAGGATAATGGAATAATGTTAGTTGAGGATGCCTCTGGAGGAATTGGTGACCCCCAGGGAAGGCTTGGGAATGGAAACCATGCCCATGTAATAGTGGGTTCTACTGGGAGTCCAAAAACCGTGAACGTTGGAAATGGAGGTTTTTTATCCACCAACCAACCTGAAATATCCGATAATGCTAACTATCTCCTAAAAATTTTAAGGGCAGATCCAGTTACCTGTGCAGGAATAGCTTCAGAATCAGAAAAAGCAGGGGAAATATTTGAGAAAACTAGTGCTGCAACTAAAAGGTTGAAAAACAATACATCAAATTTCAGGGAAGTGATCCATCCCACATCAAGGGGTCTAAACATCCTCCTTCCAGACAGAAACCAGAAACTATTGGGGAGTGAAATTAGGCAGAATTTAAATGTTCATGGAGGAAGTATTGTAAGTCTTAGTCCAAACTACAACAGGATCAAGGCCCGTGCTGTTTGTATTGAATTGAAGAATTTGGATGTTAAATGTTTAACTTCCAAGAACTTAGATGAAATAACAGATATAATCAAATTAGCAGGGGAAAGTTGA